A genomic segment from Propioniciclava sp. MC1595 encodes:
- a CDS encoding monovalent cation/H+ antiporter complex subunit F: MLDTITFGLVAVSSVVLVVAAMLALYRLAVGPTGLDRGVASDVVLAVMIAGIGAHAIATGTSVGLIVILVLSLVGFTTAVGLARLITGASARERRFLEAEARAAHEARQRVERERAEREGSVRERAERELAEQAGEHPGGEGSA; encoded by the coding sequence ATGCTGGACACGATCACGTTCGGCCTGGTCGCGGTCTCCTCGGTCGTCCTCGTCGTCGCCGCCATGCTCGCGCTTTACCGGCTCGCCGTCGGGCCGACGGGCCTGGACCGCGGCGTCGCCTCCGACGTCGTCCTGGCCGTGATGATCGCCGGCATCGGCGCCCACGCCATCGCCACGGGGACGTCGGTCGGCCTCATCGTCATCCTCGTCCTGTCGCTCGTCGGCTTCACCACCGCCGTGGGCCTGGCCCGGCTCATCACCGGCGCCTCCGCCCGTGAGCGGCGCTTCCTCGAGGCGGAGGCGCGCGCCGCGCACGAGGCCCGGCAGCGGGTCGAGCGGGAGCGCGCCGAGCGCGAGGGGTCCGTGCGGGAGCGGGCCGAGCGTGAGCTGGCCGAGCAGGCGGGGGAGCAC